TGTGCGGGCAGCGGCAACAGCTGCATCAACATCTGCAGCGGAACCCAGCGAGATCGTTGCAAATGCGGTCTCGTCTGCCGGGTTGATCACTTCCAGATCCTGCGCCTTGGCAGGGGCAACCCATTTTCCGTCAATATAGAAATCTGTCTTGCGAAGCATTTGAAACTTACCTCTTGAGCGTTGTTGAATGCATCAGGAATTCACCATGCCACACAATTAGCTGTGCAGGTGCAGGCTTACAAGCCCCCAGGCTTCATTGCTGTCATGCAATTTCCTGCACGAACCGCCAGCGCGCTGGGGCGGTTGCAGCCATGTCGCAGCCATGGAGCAGGCCTGTCCTATGCGTGTCCGACCATGTAAATGCGCGCCAGTTTCAACCAGTGGATCAGGCCTGCAAATGGCTGCGATTTTCCGACCGAGCGGTCCTGGCTGACCACCATTGAGGTATCGGCAAGTACATTGTAGCGTTTGTGGACATGATCCAGCAATTCCGCCTGGCGATCATACATGTGCACAACGGGACACGGTTTACCGTCTCGCATCCTGATTTTTCCGTCCGGATCGATCACCATGTCCGTCTCCCGGTAGACATTGGCCACGAACTCATGGTTCGGCACCACCTTGCAAAGCCCTGCCATGCGCGAATGGGCAATCAGGTTGGTCGAGATATTGTCGAGGCCGGTTGTGTGCTTGGTCCATTCATGGGTGGTAAGCGCGATATTCAACTTGGCCCGGCACATTCGTTCAATGCCCGCAGGTGTTCCTGCAATCACCCCGCCGTTCACGATCGGCTTGCCTTTCAGGCTCTGCCGCAAGGTTCCGGGCAACATGGCCCAGGCCCATCGGCCGTTGGTGTTGGCCAGGGTCCAGCTAGAGGTGTCGTTGTTTTCGGCGAAAACGGTCAGGTCGTTTTGCGACAGTCCGTCAAACGGATCAGCCTGAAACACCACATCACGGCTGTCCACAAGTAGTAGCTGATCGATACCCTGCGGAAGATCTTTCAGGATCTCAAGATAGTATTCGAGCCTGGCCAGTGCCGGATAGGGCCGGTAACCGGTGGTTTCGCTTACCGGATAGACGGTGACGTTCTGATCCGCAAAAATCTGTTCGAAGCCACTGTCGGCATGAGCGGCAATAACAAGGTGAGCGTCAGAATGCTCACGCAGTGATTCAACCAGAGGTTTCAATAAATTAGCCGGGTAACCAGTCGCGACCGTAATGATGCACTGACCGGTTTTCCGACGCTTCCAGATCACTTTACCGCCTGCAGGATCAGAAATCCGCGCCACCCATTGCGCGAAGCCATCAGACGTGCCCAGCTCAGACATCAAGCCTCTCCCCGCGCTCCCCCCGTCTGCAACAACATACAACTTCTAGATTGGCAGCGCCGGACAAGTCAATGTCTAGCACAATTCGCGGCCTCTCAAATCCACTTGACAAGTGACCCGTGAACACCCTGAATTCCGCATGTTGCCATTCGCCGGAGGTTTGCCATGCCAGCCAGCTTGTCTTCATCACAAATCGCCACCTACCACAGTGATGGTTTTCTGTTTCCCGTCGATGTCATGCCGGCGAGTAAAGCCGGGGTTTTTCGATCTGACATTGAAACCCTGGAGACGACTTATCCGGATGGGGCACTGCCGCAGCCGATCTCACAGTACTTTCGCGTCGGCGCACACGTAGTGGTTCCGCTCATGGCCGAGATTGCAAAGACCCCGGCCGTGCTGGACGCTGTCGAATCGATCCTGGGGCCTGACCTGCTTGTCTGGTCCTGCGAGCTGTTCATCAAGGAGCCAAACACCAGCAAAGTCGTATCCTGGCATCAGGATCTCACTTACTGGGGGATGGGCGAAACCGATGATCAATTGACCGCCTGGATCGCCCTGTCGCCGGCAACACCCCAGTCCGGCTGCATGAAATTCGTGGCCGGTTCACACAACAACCGCATC
Above is a window of Anderseniella sp. Alg231-50 DNA encoding:
- a CDS encoding phytanoyl-CoA dioxygenase family protein, which produces MPASLSSSQIATYHSDGFLFPVDVMPASKAGVFRSDIETLETTYPDGALPQPISQYFRVGAHVVVPLMAEIAKTPAVLDAVESILGPDLLVWSCELFIKEPNTSKVVSWHQDLTYWGMGETDDQLTAWIALSPATPQSGCMKFVAGSHNNRIVEHRDTFHEDNLLSRGQEIAVEVDEASATNIVLQPGQMSLHHGRMFHASGPNSSDDRRIGCAIRYVTPGVKQLVAERDYAMLVRGCDTERNWINVAAPSEPFGDDAMALYSRIRRDQSVALAQGAAQQVGLYADTADRM